The following coding sequences are from one Portunus trituberculatus isolate SZX2019 chromosome 32, ASM1759143v1, whole genome shotgun sequence window:
- the LOC123511923 gene encoding phospholipase D1-like isoform X1, with translation MYRSSVTLASSGYLKEFRRKISKGDAKQEMTPLASHEEVAGTTPDYGGTAETPNSGDAGTDANAASEPVVEKQEETEAEATDVPDAKANGRNRPLRPTLKILASAQSPTLASPDSDSDVLGFLDYTPEALSDACDGRGSNAYSTVYQATKYTELMPGAFIPSLPIHLRIARVQPVHSHIHIFNNHVLVIELEHGDHRWSVERKVRQVATLHSKLLLLRTRLRMPAASRITRQRRQSMRQQIKAADQEVEDTVDSSITTNTNTAKTASTVNTNSAASPNNKRLLKFPRRALQTMDEAMRVELETYLRNLLHHTLFRSHKDVLEFFEISPVSFIGELGMKLREGYVKKRVGGSGPCECCSWLTATCTGKYRQQWLVLKETYLFFVVPETGLVRSVMLMDSAFQVSHSYRLIGARNSLLISNLSRSLLIKCDSETSKKEWLSIITKTERKYAKDFTSQDNRYGSFAPVRKNSYARWYVDGARYMWDVAELMEGAREEIFITDWWMSPQIYLKRPDLTGHKWRLAEVLRRKAESGVRVFILLYKEVELALGISSLLTKQTVNQLHPNIKVLRHPDHIAGGTLYWAHHEKVVVVDQMFAFVSGIDLAFGRWDDYRHKLIDTGHAGVQVMHPPSRPSQHSPGQMGMNRGALQHLLRGTNDVLVSTVTGSAAGSRRASLGTTEDSSAAPGSLKNVSPSPSDSEDPVSTLEVPVGPTVPSEDSQGTLRTLRSVRDSLCLASANPVEPSAGPLASPEDFSADVESQDELDEVQQPSSITNGRKMKGNRSRGKADMNSIHTSTSFQNGSTPHPSQEGKDTNTTSLPPVKRTRFFSKSGRDRANTGSSTEEERKGGGGKSFREVKRRGMDLVEEMKVKGREMKRKLHRRNSLDSDMSSSSSDNGERMDNPRTSSFSRFHGRRLWGGAKERMGSCSSLAQAHSVVTMEDTTSTHLWVGKDYVNWISKDLDNLDEPFKDIVDRHQTPRMPWHDIGLFVEGAAARDVARHFIQRWNAVKTEKAKPNHSYPYLLPRTYSKESFLSSNLRPRHRVKCQVVRSVGKWSAGVDEVEASIFSAYVDLIRRAKHYIYIENQFFITSSNVDEQKEVSNYIGYEIVQRIVEAHRKGEAFRVYILMPLLPAFEGMIGKASGVAMQYIVYWNYVSICKGKSSVLHCLKEHGITDWERYVSFCSLRNHECLGERPVSELVYIHSKLMIVDDRFVIAGSANINDRSLSGMRDSEVCMVIEDQEFEEGVMNGKPYDSGIFAGSMRRYLFSEHLGEADLDHPTMDVSDPVSDAFFTNVWNYVANKNTLIYEEVFSCYPCNSATTFNDLEQLRTTPTLAEVNPADAKAKLKEVQGHLVLFPLEFLKDEMLKPGVGNKEYLLPMETWT, from the exons ATAAGCAAGGGGGATGCCAAGCAGGAGATGACGCCACTAGCATCCCACGAGGAGGTTGCTGGGACCACTCCAGATTACGGCGGCACAGCTGAGACGCCGAACTCTGGGGATGCGGGTACTGATGCTAACGCCGCCTCTGAGCCCGTGGTGGAGAAGCAAG AGGAGACAGAGGCTGAGGCAACAGATGTTCCAGATGCGAAGGCTAACGGAAGGAACAGACCG CTTCGGCCAACGCTCAAGATTCTAGCCAGCGCGCAGAGTCCCACCCTTGCCTCACCAGACTCTGATAGCGATGTGTTGGGCTTCCTTGATTACACTCCAGAGGCCCTTAGTGACGCTTGCGATG GCCGTGGTTCCAATGCCTACTCCACAGTGTACCAAGCCACCAAGTACACAGAGCTTATGCCTGGTGCCTTCATACCAAGCCTTCCCATCCACCTTAGAATTGCCAGGGTGCAACCAGTCCACTCCCACATCCATATCTTCAACAAccatgt CCTGGTCATTGAGTTGGAGCATGGGGATCACAGGTGGAGTGTGGAAAGGAAAGTGCGACAGGTGGCAACTCTTCATAGTAAATTATTGCTCCTCAG gACAAGACTGAGGATGCCGGCAGCATCGCGCATTACTCGGCAGAGGAGACAGAGCATGAGACAGCAGATCAAGGCAGCAGACCAGGAGGTAGAGGACACAGTGGacagcagcatcaccactaacaccaacacGGCCAAAACCGCATCAACAGTCAACACCAACTCAGCTGCATCACCAAACAACAAACGCCTGCTCAA gttCCCTCGCCGTGCCCTTCAGACTATGGATGAGGCAATGCGAGTGGAACTGGAAACCTACCTCAGgaacctcctccaccacactctCTTCCGAAGCCATAAAGACGTCCTGGAGTTCTTTGAG ATCTCCCCAGTGTCCTTCATAGGGGAGCTGGGAATGAAGCTCAGGGAAGGCTATGTGAAGAAGAGAGTAGGTGGAAGTGGCCCCTGTGAATGCTGCAGCTG GCTAACGGCAACTTGCACCGGGAAATACAGGCAGCAGTGGTTGGTGCTGAAGGAGACTTACCTCTTCTTCGTGGTGCCAGAGACCGGGCTGGTGCGCTCAGTGATGCTCATGGACTCTGCCTTCCAGGTCTCCCATAGCTACAGGCTCATTGGTGCCCGGAACAGTCTCCTCATCTCTAACCTATCCCG ATCTCTGCTGATTAAGTGTGACTCTGAGACTAGCAAGAAGGAGTGGCTGTCCATCATTACCAAGACAGAACGGAAATATG cCAAGGACTTCACCAGTCAAGACAATCGATATGGATCCTTTGCTCCTGTCCGGAAAAACTCCTATGCCCGTTG GTACGTGGATGGTGCGCGGTATATGTGGGACGTGGCTGAGCTGATGGAGGGTGCACGGGAGGAGATCTTCATCACGGATTGGTGGATGAGCCCGCAGATCTACTTGAAGCGACCCGACCTCACAGGACACAAGTGGAG ATTGGCAGAGGTGCTGAGACGGAAGGCTGAGAGTGGTGTGCGGGTCTTCATTCTGCTGTACAAGGAGGTGGAGCTGGCCCTTGGCATCAGCTCCCTCCTCACCAAGCAGACAGTGAACCAGCTGCACCCAAACATCAAG GTGCTGCGCCACCCGGACCACATAGCGGGAGGGACGCTGTACTGGGCTCATCacgagaaggtggtggtggtggaccagATGTTTGCCTTTGTCTCAGGCATAGATCTTGCCTTTGGCCGCTGGGATGACTACAGACACAA GCTGATAGACACAGGCCATGCAGGGGTACAAGTGATGCACCCACCCTCCAGACCCTCCCAGCACAGTCCTGGCCAGATGGGGATGAACCGGGGAGCACTGCAGCACCTCCTTCGCGGAACCAATGATGTCCTGGTCAGCACTGTCACTGGCTCGGCTGCTGGCAGTCGCCGAGCCTCTCTTGGCACAACAGAGGACTCCAGTGCCGCCCCAGGCAGCCTCAAGAATGTCAGTCCTTCTCCTAGTGATTCAGAGGATCCTGTCAGCACCTTAGAGGTTCCTGTTGGACCTACTGTTCCCTCAGAGGACTCCCAAGGGACTCTCAGAACCTTAAGGAGTGTCCGTGACTCCCTCTGTCTGGCCTCGGCTAACCCTGTAGAACCTTCTGCTGGCCCCCTCGCCTCCCCTGAGGATTTCAGTGCAGATGTTGAGTCTCAGGATGAGCTGGATGAGGTGCAGCAGCCGTCATCCATCACCAACGGCAGGAAGATGAAGGGGAACAG ATCAAGAGGCAAAGCTGACATGAACAGCATCCACACAAGCACAAGCTTTCAGAACGGCAGTACACCTCACCCCTCACAGGAAGGCAAGGACACCAacactacctccctccctcctgtcaaGAGAACCAGGTTTTTCTCCAAGAGTGGGAGGGATCGTGCCAACACAGGCTCCagcacagaggaggagaggaagggaggaggtgggaagaGCTTtagggaagtgaagaggagaggcaTGGATTTGGTAGAGGAGATGAAGGTGAAGGGacgggagatgaagaggaagctgCACAG GAGAAATAGTTTGGATTCTGACATGTCCTCAAGCTCCTCAGACAACGGGGAAAGGATGGATAACCCGAGGACCAGTAG CTTCTCACGTTTCCATGGGCGTCGTCTGTGGGGCGGTGCTAAGGAGCGCATGGGCAGCTGTTCCTCTCTGGCTCAGGCCCACAGTGTTGTTACCATGGAAGACACCACATCCACTCACCTCTGGGTTGGCAAGGACTATGTCAACTGGATCAGCAAAGACTTGGATAATTTAGATGAGCCATTTAAAG acATCGTAGACCGGCACCAGACACCTCGGATGCCCTGGCACGACATTGGGCTGTTTGTGGAGGGAGCAGCAGCACGGGATGTGGCCAGGCACTTCATACAGCGGTGGAATGCTGTCAAGACTGAGAAG GCCAAGCCCAACCACAGCTACCCATATCTGCTGCCTCGCACATACAGCAAAgagtccttcctctcctccaaccTTCGCCCTCGTCACCGTGTCAAGTGTCAG GTGGTACGGAGTGTGGGGAAGTGGAGTGCTGGGGTGGATGAGGTAGAGGCCAGCATCTTCTCAGCTTATGTGGACCTGATCCGCCGAGCAAAGCACTACATCTACATTGAAAACCAGTTCTTCATCACTAGCAGCAATGTGGACGAACAGAAGGAAGTGTCAAACTACATTGGCTACGAGATTGTGCAGCGGATAGTGGAGGctcatag GAAAGGTGAAGCGTTCCGTGTGTACATCTTGATGCCGCTGCTGCCGGCCTTTGAGGGCATGATTGGCAAGGCCAGTGGTGTGGCCATGCAGTACATTGTTTACTGGAATTATGTCAGCATTTGCAA AGGCAAGTCAAGCGTCCTGCACTGTTTGAAGGAGCACGGGATAACTGACTGGGAGCGTTACGTGTCCTTCTGTTCACTGCGCAACCATGAGTGTCTCGGGGAACGGCCTGTCTCTGAGCTGGTCTATATTCACTCCAAGCTGATGATTGTTGATGATCGCTTTGTCATCGCAGGCTCAGCTAACATCAACGACCGCAGCCTCAGTGGTATGCGTGACTCAGAGGTCTGCATGGTGATTGAG GACCAGGAGTTTGAGGAGGGAGTGATGAATGGTAAGCCGTACGATTCAGGGATCTTTGCTGGCAGTATGCGTCGCTACCTCTTCAGTGAGCACCTGGGAGAGGCAGACCTGGACCACCCAACCATGGATGTGTCCGACCCAGTGTCTGATGCGTTCTTCACCAACGTGTGGAATTATGTGGCCAATAAAAATACGTTGATTTATGAGGAG GTGTTTTCGTGTTACCCATGCAACAGTGCCACCACCTTCAATGATCTGGAGCAACTGCGCACAACACCCACACTGGCTGAGGTGAACCCAGCCGACGCCAAGGCCAAGCTGAAGGAAGTACAG GGTCACCTGGTGCTGTTCCCTCTTGAGTTCCTGAAGGATGAGATGCTTAAGCCAGGTGTGGGTAACAAAGAGTACCTCTTGCCCATGGAGACCTGGACCTGA
- the LOC123511923 gene encoding phospholipase D1-like isoform X3, whose amino-acid sequence MTPLASHEEVAGTTPDYGGTAETPNSGDAGTDANAASEPVVEKQEETEAEATDVPDAKANGRNRPLRPTLKILASAQSPTLASPDSDSDVLGFLDYTPEALSDACDGRGSNAYSTVYQATKYTELMPGAFIPSLPIHLRIARVQPVHSHIHIFNNHVLVIELEHGDHRWSVERKVRQVATLHSKLLLLRTRLRMPAASRITRQRRQSMRQQIKAADQEVEDTVDSSITTNTNTAKTASTVNTNSAASPNNKRLLKFPRRALQTMDEAMRVELETYLRNLLHHTLFRSHKDVLEFFEISPVSFIGELGMKLREGYVKKRVGGSGPCECCSWLTATCTGKYRQQWLVLKETYLFFVVPETGLVRSVMLMDSAFQVSHSYRLIGARNSLLISNLSRSLLIKCDSETSKKEWLSIITKTERKYAKDFTSQDNRYGSFAPVRKNSYARWYVDGARYMWDVAELMEGAREEIFITDWWMSPQIYLKRPDLTGHKWRLAEVLRRKAESGVRVFILLYKEVELALGISSLLTKQTVNQLHPNIKVLRHPDHIAGGTLYWAHHEKVVVVDQMFAFVSGIDLAFGRWDDYRHKLIDTGHAGVQVMHPPSRPSQHSPGQMGMNRGALQHLLRGTNDVLVSTVTGSAAGSRRASLGTTEDSSAAPGSLKNVSPSPSDSEDPVSTLEVPVGPTVPSEDSQGTLRTLRSVRDSLCLASANPVEPSAGPLASPEDFSADVESQDELDEVQQPSSITNGRKMKGNRSRGKADMNSIHTSTSFQNGSTPHPSQEGKDTNTTSLPPVKRTRFFSKSGRDRANTGSSTEEERKGGGGKSFREVKRRGMDLVEEMKVKGREMKRKLHRRNSLDSDMSSSSSDNGERMDNPRTSSFSRFHGRRLWGGAKERMGSCSSLAQAHSVVTMEDTTSTHLWVGKDYVNWISKDLDNLDEPFKDIVDRHQTPRMPWHDIGLFVEGAAARDVARHFIQRWNAVKTEKAKPNHSYPYLLPRTYSKESFLSSNLRPRHRVKCQVVRSVGKWSAGVDEVEASIFSAYVDLIRRAKHYIYIENQFFITSSNVDEQKEVSNYIGYEIVQRIVEAHRKGEAFRVYILMPLLPAFEGMIGKASGVAMQYIVYWNYVSICKGKSSVLHCLKEHGITDWERYVSFCSLRNHECLGERPVSELVYIHSKLMIVDDRFVIAGSANINDRSLSGMRDSEVCMVIEDQEFEEGVMNGKPYDSGIFAGSMRRYLFSEHLGEADLDHPTMDVSDPVSDAFFTNVWNYVANKNTLIYEEVFSCYPCNSATTFNDLEQLRTTPTLAEVNPADAKAKLKEVQGHLVLFPLEFLKDEMLKPGVGNKEYLLPMETWT is encoded by the exons ATGACGCCACTAGCATCCCACGAGGAGGTTGCTGGGACCACTCCAGATTACGGCGGCACAGCTGAGACGCCGAACTCTGGGGATGCGGGTACTGATGCTAACGCCGCCTCTGAGCCCGTGGTGGAGAAGCAAG AGGAGACAGAGGCTGAGGCAACAGATGTTCCAGATGCGAAGGCTAACGGAAGGAACAGACCG CTTCGGCCAACGCTCAAGATTCTAGCCAGCGCGCAGAGTCCCACCCTTGCCTCACCAGACTCTGATAGCGATGTGTTGGGCTTCCTTGATTACACTCCAGAGGCCCTTAGTGACGCTTGCGATG GCCGTGGTTCCAATGCCTACTCCACAGTGTACCAAGCCACCAAGTACACAGAGCTTATGCCTGGTGCCTTCATACCAAGCCTTCCCATCCACCTTAGAATTGCCAGGGTGCAACCAGTCCACTCCCACATCCATATCTTCAACAAccatgt CCTGGTCATTGAGTTGGAGCATGGGGATCACAGGTGGAGTGTGGAAAGGAAAGTGCGACAGGTGGCAACTCTTCATAGTAAATTATTGCTCCTCAG gACAAGACTGAGGATGCCGGCAGCATCGCGCATTACTCGGCAGAGGAGACAGAGCATGAGACAGCAGATCAAGGCAGCAGACCAGGAGGTAGAGGACACAGTGGacagcagcatcaccactaacaccaacacGGCCAAAACCGCATCAACAGTCAACACCAACTCAGCTGCATCACCAAACAACAAACGCCTGCTCAA gttCCCTCGCCGTGCCCTTCAGACTATGGATGAGGCAATGCGAGTGGAACTGGAAACCTACCTCAGgaacctcctccaccacactctCTTCCGAAGCCATAAAGACGTCCTGGAGTTCTTTGAG ATCTCCCCAGTGTCCTTCATAGGGGAGCTGGGAATGAAGCTCAGGGAAGGCTATGTGAAGAAGAGAGTAGGTGGAAGTGGCCCCTGTGAATGCTGCAGCTG GCTAACGGCAACTTGCACCGGGAAATACAGGCAGCAGTGGTTGGTGCTGAAGGAGACTTACCTCTTCTTCGTGGTGCCAGAGACCGGGCTGGTGCGCTCAGTGATGCTCATGGACTCTGCCTTCCAGGTCTCCCATAGCTACAGGCTCATTGGTGCCCGGAACAGTCTCCTCATCTCTAACCTATCCCG ATCTCTGCTGATTAAGTGTGACTCTGAGACTAGCAAGAAGGAGTGGCTGTCCATCATTACCAAGACAGAACGGAAATATG cCAAGGACTTCACCAGTCAAGACAATCGATATGGATCCTTTGCTCCTGTCCGGAAAAACTCCTATGCCCGTTG GTACGTGGATGGTGCGCGGTATATGTGGGACGTGGCTGAGCTGATGGAGGGTGCACGGGAGGAGATCTTCATCACGGATTGGTGGATGAGCCCGCAGATCTACTTGAAGCGACCCGACCTCACAGGACACAAGTGGAG ATTGGCAGAGGTGCTGAGACGGAAGGCTGAGAGTGGTGTGCGGGTCTTCATTCTGCTGTACAAGGAGGTGGAGCTGGCCCTTGGCATCAGCTCCCTCCTCACCAAGCAGACAGTGAACCAGCTGCACCCAAACATCAAG GTGCTGCGCCACCCGGACCACATAGCGGGAGGGACGCTGTACTGGGCTCATCacgagaaggtggtggtggtggaccagATGTTTGCCTTTGTCTCAGGCATAGATCTTGCCTTTGGCCGCTGGGATGACTACAGACACAA GCTGATAGACACAGGCCATGCAGGGGTACAAGTGATGCACCCACCCTCCAGACCCTCCCAGCACAGTCCTGGCCAGATGGGGATGAACCGGGGAGCACTGCAGCACCTCCTTCGCGGAACCAATGATGTCCTGGTCAGCACTGTCACTGGCTCGGCTGCTGGCAGTCGCCGAGCCTCTCTTGGCACAACAGAGGACTCCAGTGCCGCCCCAGGCAGCCTCAAGAATGTCAGTCCTTCTCCTAGTGATTCAGAGGATCCTGTCAGCACCTTAGAGGTTCCTGTTGGACCTACTGTTCCCTCAGAGGACTCCCAAGGGACTCTCAGAACCTTAAGGAGTGTCCGTGACTCCCTCTGTCTGGCCTCGGCTAACCCTGTAGAACCTTCTGCTGGCCCCCTCGCCTCCCCTGAGGATTTCAGTGCAGATGTTGAGTCTCAGGATGAGCTGGATGAGGTGCAGCAGCCGTCATCCATCACCAACGGCAGGAAGATGAAGGGGAACAG ATCAAGAGGCAAAGCTGACATGAACAGCATCCACACAAGCACAAGCTTTCAGAACGGCAGTACACCTCACCCCTCACAGGAAGGCAAGGACACCAacactacctccctccctcctgtcaaGAGAACCAGGTTTTTCTCCAAGAGTGGGAGGGATCGTGCCAACACAGGCTCCagcacagaggaggagaggaagggaggaggtgggaagaGCTTtagggaagtgaagaggagaggcaTGGATTTGGTAGAGGAGATGAAGGTGAAGGGacgggagatgaagaggaagctgCACAG GAGAAATAGTTTGGATTCTGACATGTCCTCAAGCTCCTCAGACAACGGGGAAAGGATGGATAACCCGAGGACCAGTAG CTTCTCACGTTTCCATGGGCGTCGTCTGTGGGGCGGTGCTAAGGAGCGCATGGGCAGCTGTTCCTCTCTGGCTCAGGCCCACAGTGTTGTTACCATGGAAGACACCACATCCACTCACCTCTGGGTTGGCAAGGACTATGTCAACTGGATCAGCAAAGACTTGGATAATTTAGATGAGCCATTTAAAG acATCGTAGACCGGCACCAGACACCTCGGATGCCCTGGCACGACATTGGGCTGTTTGTGGAGGGAGCAGCAGCACGGGATGTGGCCAGGCACTTCATACAGCGGTGGAATGCTGTCAAGACTGAGAAG GCCAAGCCCAACCACAGCTACCCATATCTGCTGCCTCGCACATACAGCAAAgagtccttcctctcctccaaccTTCGCCCTCGTCACCGTGTCAAGTGTCAG GTGGTACGGAGTGTGGGGAAGTGGAGTGCTGGGGTGGATGAGGTAGAGGCCAGCATCTTCTCAGCTTATGTGGACCTGATCCGCCGAGCAAAGCACTACATCTACATTGAAAACCAGTTCTTCATCACTAGCAGCAATGTGGACGAACAGAAGGAAGTGTCAAACTACATTGGCTACGAGATTGTGCAGCGGATAGTGGAGGctcatag GAAAGGTGAAGCGTTCCGTGTGTACATCTTGATGCCGCTGCTGCCGGCCTTTGAGGGCATGATTGGCAAGGCCAGTGGTGTGGCCATGCAGTACATTGTTTACTGGAATTATGTCAGCATTTGCAA AGGCAAGTCAAGCGTCCTGCACTGTTTGAAGGAGCACGGGATAACTGACTGGGAGCGTTACGTGTCCTTCTGTTCACTGCGCAACCATGAGTGTCTCGGGGAACGGCCTGTCTCTGAGCTGGTCTATATTCACTCCAAGCTGATGATTGTTGATGATCGCTTTGTCATCGCAGGCTCAGCTAACATCAACGACCGCAGCCTCAGTGGTATGCGTGACTCAGAGGTCTGCATGGTGATTGAG GACCAGGAGTTTGAGGAGGGAGTGATGAATGGTAAGCCGTACGATTCAGGGATCTTTGCTGGCAGTATGCGTCGCTACCTCTTCAGTGAGCACCTGGGAGAGGCAGACCTGGACCACCCAACCATGGATGTGTCCGACCCAGTGTCTGATGCGTTCTTCACCAACGTGTGGAATTATGTGGCCAATAAAAATACGTTGATTTATGAGGAG GTGTTTTCGTGTTACCCATGCAACAGTGCCACCACCTTCAATGATCTGGAGCAACTGCGCACAACACCCACACTGGCTGAGGTGAACCCAGCCGACGCCAAGGCCAAGCTGAAGGAAGTACAG GGTCACCTGGTGCTGTTCCCTCTTGAGTTCCTGAAGGATGAGATGCTTAAGCCAGGTGTGGGTAACAAAGAGTACCTCTTGCCCATGGAGACCTGGACCTGA